The following are encoded together in the Salvelinus alpinus chromosome 29, SLU_Salpinus.1, whole genome shotgun sequence genome:
- the LOC139558743 gene encoding zinc finger protein 706-like has translation MARGQQKIQSQQKNAKAAAAKKKGAAADQKTAAKAALVHTCPVCRTQVPDPKTFKQHFESKHPKSPMPPELDDVEA, from the exons ATGGCTCGCGGTCAACAGAAGATTCAATCCCAGCAAAAGAACGCCAAGGCGGCAgctgctaagaagaagggagcgGCAGcagaccagaagactgcagccaAGGCAGCACTGGTCCACACCTGCCCCGTCTGTCGG ACGCAGGTGCCGGACCCGAAGACGTTCAAGCAGCACTTTGAGAGCAAGCATCCCAAATCCCCAATGCCCCCAGAGCTGGATGATGTTGAGGCTTAA